The Branchiostoma floridae strain S238N-H82 chromosome 12, Bfl_VNyyK, whole genome shotgun sequence genome segment GACACTGGACTAGCTTTAAAACACCAGAGGGAGTCAGATACCCCATCAATCAGATTACTTTGTATCTTAGTAtcgccaattcacaagttttcgcaGACAAACAgaacaggtccaggtccggaaaTGAACCTAATAATCGGGACATGTCCGTACATGGACCTGAATTGtccgtaccagtacccaccttTACTCTAGACACATACGATAGACTATTACTTTCAATGCACAAATCACAAAGGTCTGGGTTACTTTTGTTGGACAACAGTGTAACAGTTCGATACTGTACTCACCGCCAAAGGCTTGGTTAGCAGATTCTGAAATTTGAAGAAATAAGCTAATATGAAAAAATCTACTTGTTGATACATGTTTTGACATAGTTCACAGTCATACTCAAATCTTTGAAATCTGGCAAAGAGAAGCATTAAGAGATAAGATACAATCTTACCAGTGCATCTAGGATACAGATCTGACCATGACCCAGTCGCTAGCCCCTTGTCTTCACAGTGGATGGTGCCTGCACCGGTCAGTGTAAACCCGGGGTCGCACCTGAAAGTGGCCGTGGCACCAATGTTGGTACCGGTAACCTGGAGAAAGTAATTCCCTTTCGTCAATGATGTAGAGTCAAAACTGCACACTAAGACCACACAGGGAACCGATATAACCTGGTGTACGTGGATAGTTGGTCACTATGGACACTTGTGCTACTGTACAGTTATCTAGATGGATCAACAAAAACAAGGTCACACTGACGAGGAGGTTCTTATTTAGAGGTTTccctgtatatcaatggccaggtgatccttatgtagaggtgaccactagtacaggtttgactgtataccaatggcaggtggtccttatgtatagaggtggtcacttgtacaggtttgactatactCGATTTTAAGTCTGAAACGTATACAAAATCACCGTGTATTTTATATCCAATTGTTGCATAAAGGATAAAACAATAAGGAGTTGgggtgtgtgtctgtatctCTTACAAATCACCCTGACTCCAGGgtgaatagtgacatatcagtcactaatggagatccatatcaaactaaaccaaaccaaaacaaaccaaaccaaaccttaCCGTCATGTGCCCATGTGCAGGGGTGATGGGGAACGCGCAGACCTTGTTGGGAGGAGTTTGGAGTGTGAAAGACACCACCTCGTCATTCGCTCCTATCGGAAAGAtattaatttgatttgatttgatttattcggctgtttacagagaaatacagccagggctactaAACTTGCCGGAGgttattatcaagggctagcacTGGTAACAATACAACATATAATATAACTTTCATCCATTACTTTACAACGGAGGAGGGCTACATTGTTTTACTTACCGGCAAATCCTTGGTCAGCAGAttctgaaatatgaaaaaaaatgcattaagAAAGATACATCAGGTTGGCCAAGAAGGTTACATTAATATGATTCCGGAGCCGTTTGTGCGTTTGCgcgtgagtgtgcatgtgtgtatgtgtgtgcgtcactgtagcatacatgtaactatgaAAAGCTGTTGGAGGATCCGTATGAAATTTGGCACTAGTATGACGGTAGGAGTTGACAACACAAGGGAATTAGGATCTCCTGGCGGCTTTCCAAGCTACTGCACTTGAGTTTAAAGTAGATTTTAACATGCCAATACGCCTTGGCTAtaacaacacaaagaaaacgtTCAAACTAGGACCTCTTAGCGGCTTTCCATGCTACTGCACTAGAATATTATAATTCAGAAGATGAAGAAAGTAGCTTTAAACATACCAACGCATCGTGGGTACAGATCGGACCATGACCCAGTGGATTGTCCCTTGTCTTCACAGTGGATGGTGCCTGCACCGGTCAGAGTAAACCCGGTGTCGCACCAGAAGGTTGCCGTGGCGCCGATGTTCATGCCGCTAACCTGGGTTAGAACAAGGGTGTTTTTGTAAAACTTCTGATGACCAGAATATGCTAAGCGGGTTGATATGTTATTACCAATTTGATATAGCTCGCTATTACTATGCTATTTACCTTTATACATCGTTTAAGTACGTTAATGCTAGTATCGtagactcatcatcatcatcatcattctcgcCGCATATCAGTCTTCGCTGAGGCGGGCCGCCAAACTCTTCTGTCCGCCGCTGCTCCCTGCACCCATCTCTGCCAGATCTCACTCTACTGTTCTTTTCCCCTGTGCCTAGGCCTGTCGGGGGTGTAGCCGGGTTCTGAAGCCACAATTTGTTCCAATGGACTCCAGGACAACGTGAGGGTACCTTTCGTTTTATTTCACACGTCTGTTTGTCACCGGGTCTCGGGTTGATTCTAACTCCGAGTTTTAAAAATTCCGGTGCCCGGCCGTTCCCAAACGTAGCCCAGTAGCCGCAGAATatcccacggggccacgtaggAGTCATGCCCGAAAGTGGAAATACAACTCATAAACTACCCGGCCAGGCCACTTTTTCCAATGAACTGTGACTGCAGCATAGGCGACTTTTTCCAATTGTAACTGCAGCATAAGTCAAGCTACTACACTGGTTGTCGTTGACCAATTGAAGATAGGTGAACATGAATGCGAAAGAAGTTTAATTTTCTCACCTGCATGTGGCCGTGTACAGGTGTGATGGGGAAGGCGCACACCTTGTCAGGTAAAACCAGAGGGGGAGGGGCAACCACCTCATCCTTACCTGTGAAGTACATAGAGATCTTCGATTTCATAAACCAAAACAAAACGGAGAACGAAACCCCAGGAAAACTTGCGGGCATTCGACTGAAGACTATTCATTGGccattttcaaagttttttttaatccaaagGCCACTTAAAGGTGTGACACGAAGTCCACTCCAGTTACTTGTTACATTGTAACTTTGACAGCAGAACTTCTCCATGTGCCAGAATCACCATGATTGAAACCAGCTCAACTGCTCACTTGGAATTAGATCTATTGAATTTGCTACTTGCAGGTGGATTGAAGTGAAAGAGAAATATGTTtagtagttacatgtatcttaccaCAGTCTTTACCTTACAATATCTAGTTCTTCCCATAAAATTGTTTGATAGTTAGTAGACCTTTATTTATAATGTGTTAGAGTTTTAATGACTTATACATAAATTGGATCTGGGTATAACCTTCTTCAAATGCAAAGGCCATATCCATCATGACTGGTCCAGCCATGAGAGCGTCTGCATCTGAAACCGCAAAACAGTATTATAGCAGTGTTACTTATGATTCAGCACTATGGACGGAGCCTGCAAATAAGCATTGTGTTTACTGCCAAACAGTGCCCAGtttttttcttacgtttttttAAGTTCCTGTGAAGGAAATGGTTGAATAATCATTGTAGAAGCTAAGTTACATACGGCGGATGAAAATGACAATGTTAAATACAGCCAGACATTGAGAACGTACGAAAAAGCAAATAATGAGAGGAGTATTAACACATCAACTTCATAGCAACCAACCATCACATTAATGTTAATTGATTTTGAAGCCATGTAGATaaacgaataaatgaatgagtgagtgagtgagtgagtgaactaaTCAATGCATTAATgagaaataagaaataagaaaatgtgaatgaatggatggatgggtgggtggatgATTAAGTTCATATGTGAATGAATggttggatgaatgaatgaacgaatgaatgaatgaatgaacgagtCTGTTCTGACGGACCAAAACAGCTGACAGTCGGCCCCCACGTCCCGTCTGCCTGGCAGCTGATGACGTTGGAGGGTACGGCGAGGAACCCGGTATTGCACTCCACCGCCAGCGTGTCCCCCAGCGCGTACACATCTCCCGGACTCACGCCCACAAGGTACCCCATGATGGGCGGGGGCGGCAGGTCACAGGTCCCGACTGGTGAGGTGGGGAAGGAGAGAAATTGTAGAGgaggggatgggggggggggggtggaagGATAAAGTTGTTGAGTATGAACACCTGAAATTTGCTTTGTTTTAAAGAGCTTCGTGTACCACATCGTATGCAGTAAAGTTTTACTTCAGAGACTCAGGAAAGGCACTGTATATCATAAGATTAAAATGTAGCGCTATCTGATATCTTGGAagttttgttcttattttacCCTCCTTGAAAGCAGAAATATTATGATTACTTCATCTTAAAGTTGTTAAGTATGTAATCATGGAATTTTCTTTGTCTTACAGAGCGTCGTGCTTTGTACGATTGTACGTTGATTAATGTAAGCCACCTTAAATTATGAGATTAAAACCTTAGCATTATCATATAGCTTGGAATTCATTGAATATTTTACCCTGATTGCGAGCAGACATATTCTGATTGATCCATCTTAAACACCTCTTGCTTATGCTACAGCTAAAATTACTAGTAGAACAACATTCATTGATCTGGAAAGAACCGACGTAAAACATAAAAGACGAAGACGAACCGGGCGTCACAAACCGAACTTTACAACAACGTGAATATGGAGGGAAtcaaacatataacgttagttaaTGGTGACATCTGCACAATAGGGGTGCACCAAATTGGAACAAAAAGACTGTACAACATAGCAAAATCATATTGCGATTAGAACAAAGGGAAAAATCAAACATATGACATAACATTTTCACGGTTGGGGGAACTGGAACAAGAAGACTGCACAACGTAATGTGCAACTGCTTAAAGCTGCACATCTGGTACAAGGGTAAGACAAAACAAACGTGAAGCGGTTAGTAGTGCACAAATTGGGTAACGTTACTTTTATACCAAAAAAATATTTGATCTGGGGGTTGTACGGACAGGGTACTAACTGGGGTAAAGAACGCCGGAACGGAAGGAAAGACATCACATTattagaaaaaatatttttcctcaCGTCGGTCAAAGTTAAAGACGACAGTTTCATCCTCCCCGTAGCAGGCCTGGCCCTCCTCTGGAAGAAAGAAGCAGCACCGAACATGGATATATTAGATGTATTCTACATGTAGTGTTATAAGTCAGTGGTGGTAAATTCTACATTTTCTGCAACTGTTGTATGGATGCCTACCATGGGTGGGTATATAGCAAATTGCTACTTCGTTCACCTTTCTTCATCCAACCTTACACGGTGAATCCAATGGATAACGCAACAGAATATAAATGTATGGCACTTGTTGGACTATAGAGGCAGGGGTCTTTAAAATCTAGGTTAGGCCACGGCCGAGCGCTTAACATCCGCCACCTGTTAAAAGCCAGGGGCAGTTGAAGCAAGTTGGTATGGCTATATATGGTCGCGTTACGTTTTAGTTTGAGGGGCTATGGGTAAACTGTGCGTGCGACAGGACTTAAACTTTTGGTAAAAAGATGTCAGGAAAAGTAAACCGTAGCACACCAACGCAAGACACGGATGTCCAGGTCCCGTCCGCTCTACACGTCATGATGTCAGAGGGTGAAGGCACGAAACCGGTGTCGCATTCGATCCGCAGGGTCTGGTCTGTGGAAGAGCGCATGCGCGGGTTCGCATCGAAAAAGAATCCCATCCTCGGCGGGCGCGGGAGCATGCACTCTCCTGGTCATGGGGGAAAGAATGTGTCCGCACATCAGAAAAATCCCCCCTTGCAAACCTGAATAAAAAGGTTGATTCAACTCTATCAACCAGTTacataagatggtatctcactgcacttgcagcaccgatgcggcactgcggggttcgaaagctactcaacgaatttcagagataaagaacgaatttttttatcatcagaaaaaaatatcccCCACAAACCTCGTACATTCTCATGGCCATGGGAattgtagcctccatagcaggctctctgggcccttTTCTTGT includes the following:
- the LOC118428052 gene encoding sushi, von Willebrand factor type A, EGF and pentraxin domain-containing protein 1-like, translating into MTLLLTCALLAAIGPLVSGECMLPRPPRMGFFFDANPRMRSSTDQTLRIECDTGFVPSPSDIMTCRADGTWTSVSCVEEGQACYGEDETVVFNFDRLGTCDLPPPPIMGYLVGVSPGDVYALGDTLAVECNTGFLAVPSNVISCQADGTWGPTVSCFDADALMAGPVMMDMAFAFEEGKDEVVAPPPLVLPDKVCAFPITPVHGHMQVSGMNIGATATFWCDTGFTLTGAGTIHCEDKGQSTGSWSDLYPRCVESADQGFAGANDEVVSFTLQTPPNKVCAFPITPAHGHMTVTGTNIGATATFRCDPGFTLTGAGTIHCEDKGLATGSWSDLYPRCTESANQAFGGANDEVVSFTLQTPPNKVCAFPITPAHGHMTVTGTNIGATATFSCDPGFTLTGAGTIHCEDKGLVTGSWSDLYPRCTESANQAFGGAEDEVIFFPALQTLPPNKVCAFPIVPAHGHMSVTGTNIGASATFWCDTGFTLTGAGTIHCQDKGLVTGSWSDLYPRCTASDQAFAGGQEEVIFVPEHQTTCELPAPPLYGYFLLLNPPAVSAVGESLVIECDTGYVASPSNTITCHEDGTWGPAVSCVDADANQAFGGGDEVITAPPLVVPDKVCAFPITPMHGHMQVRK